Genomic segment of Alcanivorax borkumensis SK2:
CCTGACCCCGGCCTTTGGCTGAACGGGTTGGAAGAAAGAAACCATTAGAGACAGTTCATGGATAAATTGATCATCACCGGTGGCCAGCGGTTGGACGGCGACATTCGCATTTCTGGGGCCAAGAATGCGGCGCTGCCGATTCTGGCAGCCACTTTGTTGGCTGACGAGCCGGTAACGGTGGGCAACCTGCCGCATTTGCAGGACGTGACCACCCTGATCGAATTGTTGGGCCGGATGGGTGTCCATGTGGTGATCGATGACCGCATGAACGTGGAAGTGAACGCCACCACCATCAAGGAATTGACGGCCCCCTATGAGCTGGTGAAAACCATGCGTGCCTCGATTCTGGTGCTGGGTCCCATGGTTGCGCATTTTGGTAAAGCATCGGTATCGCTGCCCGGCGGTTGTGCTATTGGCTCGCGGCCGGTGGATATTCACCTGCGTGGCTTGGAGGCCATGGGCGCGGATATCGAGGTGACTAACGGTTATGTGAATGCTTCTGTGGATGGCCGGCTCAAAGGAGCACGCATCGTCATGGATGTGGTCACCGTAACTGGTACCGAAAACTTGATGATGGCCGCGGCGCTGGCCGAAGGGACTACCTATCTTGAAAACGCAGCCCGTGAGCCTGAAGTGGTGGATCTGGCCGATTTCATCAATGCCATGGGCGGCAAGATCAGCGGTGCCGGCACCGATACCATTACCATCGAAGGGGTGGAACGCCTGACCGGATGTCATCATCAGGTGATTGCCGATCGCATCGAAACCGGTACCTACCTGATTGCCGCGGCCATTACTGGTGGGCGCATTAAGACTAAAGACACGGTGCCGGGTACCCTTGATGCCGTACTGCAGAAACTGGAAGAAGCTGGTGCGAAGATTACTACCGGTGACGATTGGATTGAGCTGGATATGCAAGGCCGTCGCCCGAAGGCGGTGTCGTTGCGCACAGCCCCATACCCGGCCATGCCCACTGACATGCAGGCCCAGTTCATGGCCCTGAATCTAGTGGCCGAAGGCACCGGTACTATTGTTGAAACCATTTTTGAAAATCGTTTTATGCACGTGCAGGAAATGAACCGCATGGGCGCGGATATCGAGGTGCAAGGCAATACGGCTATTTGCCGTGGCGTGGAGCAACTCACTGGAGCACCGGTGATGGCCACGGATTTGCGCGCCTCTGCTTCACTGGTTATTGCGGCATTGGCCGCGTCCGGTGAAACCACCGTGGACCGTATTTACCATATTGATCGCGGTTATGAGTGTATCGAAGAGAAACTGCAATCGCTGGGCGCGATCATCCGTCGCGTACCACGCTGACCGGATCGGGACCTGTGATGAGTAAGCCATTGACCATCGCCCTTTCTAAAGGGCGCATTCTCAAGGAAACCCTGCCGCTGCTGAAAGCCGCAGGCATTGAGCTGCTGGAAGACCCGGCAGCGTCGCGCAAGCTGATTTTTGACACCACCCGAGACGATGTAAAAATTATCATCATTCGCGCCACGGACGTCCCCCCCTATGTGCAGCATGGTGCGGCGGATATTGGTGTGGCCGGAAAAGACGTGCTCATGGAGCATGGCGGTGACGGGGTGTTTGAGCCAGTGGATCTGGATATTGCTCGCTGCAAATTGATGGTGGCAGCTATGAAGGATGCTCCGGAAACCGGTAGCCGGCTGCGCGTAGCCACTAAATTTGTAAACGTGGCCAAAGCCTACTACGCCCAGCAGGGCAAGCAGGCGGAAGTGATTAAGCTATACGGCGCGATGGAACTGGCCCCGTTAGTGGGGCTGGCGGACCGCATTGTGGATATCGTTGATACCGGCAACACGTTGCGTGCTAATGGGCTAGAACCCACAGAGCTAATTGCCCATATTTCTACCCGGGTGATTGTTAATCGCGCCAGCATGAAAACTCGCCATAGTGATATCCAAACGATTTTGGACAAGCTGGTAGAGGCGGTAGCCTCTCGCAAGGCAGGTTAAAGGCCTTTCATCATAGATCGCATAGCGTAAACAGCTAAAAATATACCTGTTTGATGTGATGTTGAGCGAGAGGTTTTGCTTATCTTTGCGATAGAAAAAGCGTCGCTTTTTTTCCGTGAACCCTGAGCCCTCTGTGGTAAAAATAGATTCTGACTTTTAAAACGGTGCCAACCATGGAAACCACCTGGCTTAACGCCCAAGATGCGGATTTCGATGCCAAGCTCGCCGCGCTAACCGCCTGGTCGGAAGAGCGTGACGAAGAGGTGGCGCATCGTGTGCGCGGCATCCTCAAGGGTGTGGCCCAGCGTGGCGACGTGGCACTGGTGGAGTACACCAACCGCTTTGACCGTCGTGATGTGTCGGCCATGGATGAGCTGGTAGTGGATCAGGCTCAGTTGCAGGCCGCGCTGGCGCGTATTCCCGCTGAACAACGCGAAGCCCTGGAGGCGGCCGCTGATCGTGTGCGTCGCTACCATGAAAAGCAGAAACAGGATTCCTGGCACTACCGGGAAGCGGACGGCACCTTGCTGGGCCAGCAGGTGACGCCTTTGGATCGGGCCGGTATTTATGTGCCCGGCGGTAAAGCCGCGTACCCCAGCTCAGTATTAATGAATGCGCTACCGGCAAAGGTGGCGGGTGTCGGCGAGATCATAATGGTATCGCCTGCCCCAGAGGGCATCATCAATGACATGGTGCTGGCGGCGGCGGCTATTGCGGGTGTCGACAAGCTCTTTACTCTGGGCGGCGGGCAAGCGGTGGCCGCTTTGGCCTACGGTACAGAGACGGTGCCGGCGGTGGATAAAATTGTCGGCCCCGGCAATATCTATGTGGCCGAAGCCAAACGGCAGGTGTTTGGCAAAGTAGGCATCGACATGATTGCCGGCCCTTCGGAAATTTTGGTGGTCTGTGACGGCAAGACCAACCCGGACTGGATTGCCATGGATCTGTTTTCTCAGGCTGAGCATGATGAGGAAGCTCAGGCCATTTTGGTGTCACCGGACGCCGATTTTTTGAAGCAGGTTGCGCAGTCCATGGAAACCTTGGCCGCGACTCTGGAGCGGGAAACCATTATTCGCACGTCCATGAAGCACCGGGGGGCGTTGATTCAGGTGAAGGATCTGGATCAGGCCATCGAAATCGCCAACCGCATTGCTTCTGAGCATCTGGAATTATCCATTGATGACGCGGAGCAATGGGCGAAAAAAGTTCGCCATGCCGGTGCGATTTTTCTGGGTCGCCACACTCCCGAAGCGTTGGGTGATTACTGCGCCGGGCCGAACCACGTGCTGCCTACGAGTGCCACCGCCCGCTTTTCTTCGCCATTGGGTGTGTACGATTTTCAGAAACGCAGTTCGCTGATTGGCTGCTCCCCGGAAGGGGCTAGCAGTCTTGCAAAAATTGCCTCTCCGCTTGCCCGTGGCGAAAGCCTCACGGCCCATGCCCGCAGTGCGGAATATAGAATCAAGAAACGCTAACACGCCTCACGCATCACGTTTCCACGGGTGATGCGTGTTGCCTGATGCATGCAGGCGGAATACGTATGAGTAAATATTGGAGCGACTTCGTTCACCATTTGGAGCCTTACGTTCCCGGCGAGCAGCCGAAGATGGACAAGTTAGTGAAGTTAAATACCAACGAGCACCCGCTGGGTCCGTCGCCGAAGGTAATCGAGGCGATTCGGGGCGAAGTGGACGATCGGCTGCGGCTGTATCCGGACCCGGATAGCAGCCAGCTGAAGCAGGCCATCGCCGACTATTATTCCGGCCTGGGCTATGGGATAAAGCGTTCTCAGGTGTTCGTTGGCAATGGCTCCGACGAAGTGCTGGCGCATTTGTTCATGGGCTTTTTCAAACAGCATCAGCCGCTACTTTTCCCAGATATCACCTATAGTTTCTACAAGGTCTATTGCGGCCTGTATCAAATCGACTATCAGCCTGTGCCGCTCGATGATGCTCTGGGTATTGCGGTGGACGATTATCTAGAAGGCGACAAGCCACGCGCAAATGGTGGCATCATCTTCCCTAACCCTAATGCGCCCACCGGTAAGCTGTTGCCGCTGAGTGAAATTGAGCGTTTGTTGCAGGCGAATACGCAAACCCTGGTGGTTATCGATGAGGCCTATATCGACTTTGCCGGCCCCCAAGGGCAGGGCGGCGCTACGGCCATCGCTTTGGTAAACCGCTACCCGAACCTGTTGGTGACTCAGACTTTGTCAAAATCCCGCTCTCTGGCGGGTTTGCGTATCGGCTTGGCGATTGGTGATGGCGCGCTGATTGATGGGCTAAATCGGATTAAAGACAGCTTCAATTCCTATCCGTTGGATCGTCTGGCCATTGCCGCTGGCGTGGCCGCGTTTAAAGATCAGGAGTGGTTCGAAAAAGGCTGTGAGCAAGTAATCATGCAGCGCGAGTGGCTCAACGAGCAGCTCGGGCAGCGAGGTTTTGAGAGCTTGCCGTCGGCGGCCAACTTTCTTTTCACTCGCCACGAGCAGCATAGTGGGCTCTCTCTGGCCCAGGGTTTGCGCGAGCAAGGCATTATTGTGCGTCATTTTGGCAAGCCTGAGCGTATCGCTGACTACCTGAGAATCACTATTGGCACGCCTGAGCAAAATCAGGCGTTGATTGTGGCTTTAGATGGGTTGATTTCAAAGTGGAAAAACGCCGGGTAATTTTTTGCTGAAATTACATAAAGAGGCCGTGCCCAAACTTTGGGCGCGGCCTCTTTATGTAAAGGAGTAACATTGCAGCTTACTCGCTTTTGAGCTTTTAGCAGGGAAGACGCCTCAACCCCGGTCGCTTAGGCTGGCAGAGTCTCGCCTGCTTGAACCTTTCCCCTTACCTGCGGTACTAACAGGTATTCGCCCAACGGTAAGGCTCCTAAAAATGAAACGTGTGTTACTGCTTACTTGCGCCCTGATTCCGCTTTCTCTTTTCGCTGCCGACTTTGCGGTCACCGCGCCGGTGAATAAGGCCGTGTTGTTTCCTGCTCAGGCGCATCTTACTCGCACTTTTAGTCAGGCCTTGCCCGCCGGTGAGCACCAGTTGGTGGTGAAGGGGTTGCCTGAGTTGGATCTGGATAGTCTGCAAGTGGCGGTTAACGGCGCTGAGTTGCTGGCAATCCGGCAAGGGTTTGCCGTTGGGGACGTGGATGTATCAGCTCACCGGGCTGAGTTGGAGGCGGCAATTCGCAAGCTGGAGCAGGCCATGGCCGAAGCCAAGGCAGCCGATGATCTTGATCAACAGCAAATCAATCACCTTCAATCCCTGATGGGCCAGGCACCTCAAGGACAGGCCGTGTTTGCCCAGGTGCCGGTAGAAAAATGGGCCAGCGCCTGGGAGTCCATTGGCAAAGCGGTGACGCAACGGCAAACAGCTATCAACCAGCGGGCGGAGATTCGGCATGGGCAGCAGCAGGAGTTGGATGCCCTTCGTCAGGAGCGTCAGCTGCTGGGCCAGGGGCAGACTCGTAGCCGCCAGTTGATACTGACCGTGGCGGCTCCTAACAAGTCCACCGCGCAGGTGGAACTTGCCTATTTTACTGGCCAGGCCGGTTGGCAGAATCAGTTGCGTGTAGATCTGGATAGCGGCAACGAGACCGTAGCGGTGACCGGCATTGCCCAGATTCACAACCG
This window contains:
- the hisD gene encoding histidinol dehydrogenase; translation: METTWLNAQDADFDAKLAALTAWSEERDEEVAHRVRGILKGVAQRGDVALVEYTNRFDRRDVSAMDELVVDQAQLQAALARIPAEQREALEAAADRVRRYHEKQKQDSWHYREADGTLLGQQVTPLDRAGIYVPGGKAAYPSSVLMNALPAKVAGVGEIIMVSPAPEGIINDMVLAAAAIAGVDKLFTLGGGQAVAALAYGTETVPAVDKIVGPGNIYVAEAKRQVFGKVGIDMIAGPSEILVVCDGKTNPDWIAMDLFSQAEHDEEAQAILVSPDADFLKQVAQSMETLAATLERETIIRTSMKHRGALIQVKDLDQAIEIANRIASEHLELSIDDAEQWAKKVRHAGAIFLGRHTPEALGDYCAGPNHVLPTSATARFSSPLGVYDFQKRSSLIGCSPEGASSLAKIASPLARGESLTAHARSAEYRIKKR
- the murA gene encoding UDP-N-acetylglucosamine 1-carboxyvinyltransferase, translating into MDKLIITGGQRLDGDIRISGAKNAALPILAATLLADEPVTVGNLPHLQDVTTLIELLGRMGVHVVIDDRMNVEVNATTIKELTAPYELVKTMRASILVLGPMVAHFGKASVSLPGGCAIGSRPVDIHLRGLEAMGADIEVTNGYVNASVDGRLKGARIVMDVVTVTGTENLMMAAALAEGTTYLENAAREPEVVDLADFINAMGGKISGAGTDTITIEGVERLTGCHHQVIADRIETGTYLIAAAITGGRIKTKDTVPGTLDAVLQKLEEAGAKITTGDDWIELDMQGRRPKAVSLRTAPYPAMPTDMQAQFMALNLVAEGTGTIVETIFENRFMHVQEMNRMGADIEVQGNTAICRGVEQLTGAPVMATDLRASASLVIAALAASGETTVDRIYHIDRGYECIEEKLQSLGAIIRRVPR
- the hisG gene encoding ATP phosphoribosyltransferase gives rise to the protein MSKPLTIALSKGRILKETLPLLKAAGIELLEDPAASRKLIFDTTRDDVKIIIIRATDVPPYVQHGAADIGVAGKDVLMEHGGDGVFEPVDLDIARCKLMVAAMKDAPETGSRLRVATKFVNVAKAYYAQQGKQAEVIKLYGAMELAPLVGLADRIVDIVDTGNTLRANGLEPTELIAHISTRVIVNRASMKTRHSDIQTILDKLVEAVASRKAG
- the hisC gene encoding histidinol-phosphate transaminase, encoding MSKYWSDFVHHLEPYVPGEQPKMDKLVKLNTNEHPLGPSPKVIEAIRGEVDDRLRLYPDPDSSQLKQAIADYYSGLGYGIKRSQVFVGNGSDEVLAHLFMGFFKQHQPLLFPDITYSFYKVYCGLYQIDYQPVPLDDALGIAVDDYLEGDKPRANGGIIFPNPNAPTGKLLPLSEIERLLQANTQTLVVIDEAYIDFAGPQGQGGATAIALVNRYPNLLVTQTLSKSRSLAGLRIGLAIGDGALIDGLNRIKDSFNSYPLDRLAIAAGVAAFKDQEWFEKGCEQVIMQREWLNEQLGQRGFESLPSAANFLFTRHEQHSGLSLAQGLREQGIIVRHFGKPERIADYLRITIGTPEQNQALIVALDGLISKWKNAG